One segment of Nostoc piscinale CENA21 DNA contains the following:
- a CDS encoding YdcF family protein, with the protein MLLVLPILIWFGYKEVKKQSQPPQAVLVLGGSTRKLEREKFTADFVRKHPKLPIWITGGSPPRTTRSVFVRAGVDPKRLHLDYEAVDTVTNFTSLVDDLKVHGIKRVYLITSDFHMRRASVIGEIVLGSRGIDFQPISVPSKSPPEPIEKSIRDGARALMWVATGYTGANDGKKSVKSRIESRR; encoded by the coding sequence GGTTACAAAGAAGTTAAAAAACAATCCCAGCCACCTCAAGCAGTCTTAGTATTGGGTGGTTCAACCAGAAAATTAGAAAGAGAGAAATTTACTGCGGATTTTGTGCGTAAGCATCCAAAGTTACCTATTTGGATTACGGGTGGAAGTCCACCTAGAACAACTCGCAGTGTGTTTGTCAGGGCTGGTGTTGATCCTAAGCGATTACACCTGGATTATGAAGCGGTAGATACAGTTACTAATTTTACCAGCTTAGTAGATGATTTGAAAGTCCACGGGATAAAAAGAGTTTATTTGATTACATCAGATTTCCACATGCGTCGTGCTTCGGTTATTGGTGAGATTGTCTTAGGGAGCAGAGGAATTGACTTTCAGCCGATATCTGTTCCTTCAAAATCGCCACCAGAACCGATAGAAAAATCTATCCGTGATGGAGCTAGAGCTTTAATGTGGGTAGCAACTGGTTATACTGGTGCAAATGACGGCAAAAAAAGTGTTAAATCCAGAATTGAGAGCAGAAGATAA
- a CDS encoding multicopper oxidase domain-containing protein — MPNNFVLGKEQLFSRRQLLKLGICGAGFAGTAAFWHNLNAQSKSIVKVPPLEIAATNQAVNPMQMLRNFDYGVVKQEKGRTVREFQLTAGTSVIQLNSAVSYNVWDLNGRIPGPTLRAKQGERVRILFLNKAGHSHSLHFHGVHPAEMDGIRPVSNGSAAIYEFDAEPYGVHLYHCHIEPVTRHIAKGLYGMFIIDPPTPRPPADEMVLVMAGYDVNDDSHNEYYAFNGLPHHFMDNPIPIYQNQLIRLYVLNIIEYDPAVTFHLHANFFDVYRTGMTMTPAEKTDVITMGVAERHILEFAFRYPGKYMFHPHQDAIAENGCMGQFEVIADNSSQTSRQTS, encoded by the coding sequence ATGCCCAACAACTTCGTTCTGGGTAAAGAGCAACTATTCAGCCGTCGTCAACTGCTGAAACTGGGAATATGCGGTGCTGGATTTGCTGGTACTGCGGCGTTTTGGCATAATCTGAATGCACAAAGCAAATCGATAGTCAAAGTTCCGCCTTTGGAAATAGCAGCAACAAACCAAGCTGTTAATCCTATGCAAATGCTACGAAATTTCGATTATGGCGTAGTTAAGCAGGAAAAGGGACGGACTGTCAGAGAATTCCAACTAACTGCGGGGACTTCTGTAATTCAGCTTAATAGTGCTGTTTCCTATAACGTTTGGGATTTAAACGGTCGTATTCCAGGGCCGACGTTACGGGCGAAGCAAGGCGAACGTGTGCGGATACTATTTCTCAATAAGGCAGGACATTCTCACTCTCTACATTTTCATGGTGTTCATCCCGCAGAGATGGATGGTATTCGTCCAGTCAGTAATGGTAGTGCGGCAATTTATGAGTTTGATGCAGAACCTTATGGGGTTCATTTATATCATTGCCATATTGAACCAGTTACCCGTCATATTGCCAAGGGTTTGTATGGGATGTTTATTATTGATCCTCCCACACCGCGCCCTCCGGCGGATGAGATGGTGTTAGTCATGGCTGGGTATGATGTCAATGATGACAGCCACAATGAATATTATGCTTTTAACGGATTACCACATCACTTCATGGATAATCCCATCCCAATTTATCAAAATCAATTGATTCGTTTGTATGTTCTTAACATCATTGAATATGATCCGGCGGTGACTTTTCACTTACACGCCAACTTCTTTGATGTGTACCGCACTGGAATGACCATGACTCCCGCTGAAAAGACTGATGTAATTACAATGGGTGTTGCAGAAAGACACATTTTAGAATTTGCTTTCCGCTATCCAGGTAAGTATATGTTCCATCCGCATCAAGATGCGATCGCAGAAAATGGTTGTATGGGTCAATTTGAAGTAATTGCTGATAATTCTTCGCAAACTTCTCGCCAAACTTCTTAA
- a CDS encoding DUF2288 domain-containing protein, with product MSDLRAELTEGLDEAEWDWLIPHVQRDAVILVAQGLNLLDVGEAIANDNTQSVQQWIDEQLITKPSVDQVGRWNGDRQKRFNTLIVQPFVLVQEMAA from the coding sequence ATGTCAGATTTAAGAGCAGAGTTAACAGAAGGTTTAGATGAAGCGGAATGGGATTGGTTAATTCCCCATGTGCAGCGTGATGCAGTGATTTTGGTAGCACAAGGGCTAAATTTGTTAGATGTAGGAGAAGCGATCGCTAATGACAACACTCAATCTGTGCAACAGTGGATTGATGAGCAATTAATTACTAAACCTTCCGTAGACCAAGTGGGAAGATGGAATGGCGATCGTCAAAAACGCTTTAATACTCTAATTGTACAGCCCTTTGTACTAGTACAAGAAATGGCTGCATAG